One Gimesia aquarii DNA segment encodes these proteins:
- a CDS encoding class I SAM-dependent methyltransferase, protein MIHPFLQGFFENPKQVASLVPSSSYLQNKLSSLPCFQTAQFVVELGPGTGGTTAALLRAIPRSSCLLCVEIVSDFVDQLRQISDKRLYVEEGSAFDLEILLKHYDFPPPDVIVSGVPFSNMTSAEGRKLIESIHSVLAPGGTFVTYQFRNRVCELAENYFGSPQSKSFVLWNIPPLGIYQWKKTPAIPSRKEAYNSQTTI, encoded by the coding sequence GTGATTCATCCCTTCCTCCAAGGTTTTTTCGAAAACCCAAAGCAAGTTGCATCGCTTGTACCGAGTTCAAGTTATTTACAGAACAAGCTGAGTTCACTTCCCTGTTTTCAGACAGCTCAATTTGTTGTCGAACTGGGACCAGGAACGGGTGGAACAACGGCAGCACTACTCAGAGCAATTCCGCGATCCTCTTGCCTGCTCTGTGTGGAAATCGTCTCAGATTTTGTTGATCAACTTCGACAAATCTCTGATAAGCGGCTATATGTAGAAGAAGGATCTGCTTTTGATCTTGAAATATTACTGAAACATTATGATTTTCCACCTCCCGATGTGATTGTATCAGGCGTTCCCTTTTCCAATATGACGTCTGCAGAAGGCCGAAAATTGATTGAGAGCATACACTCTGTTTTGGCTCCCGGCGGTACTTTCGTAACTTATCAGTTTCGAAATCGAGTATGTGAACTGGCAGAAAATTACTTTGGTTCACCCCAAAGTAAGTCTTTTGTCCTCTGGAACATTCCCCCACTGGGAATCTATCAGTGGAAAAAAACGCCAGCCATACCATCCAGGAAAGAAGCTTACAATAGCCAAACCACCATCTGA
- a CDS encoding DUF3375 family protein → MELDRLNTFFSTNPSAKLLRATHSAYVIHFLNQHFKVDGNLATPHSKIQQQLNHYLEQIHEREPEILRESADAYLTQWSTGETRWLRRYFDSQHAESVFQLTPHSEDVLKFLTEMMDRSLGFVGTESRLTRIIGTLSDIVVRGSADRERRLEHLRAERDRVENEIRSLESGDVVSTHSSTAIRERFADAISDLISLQGDFRAVEESFKSITRDVQKQQTEAMETRGQILGFALDAEDRLKEEDQGASFIAFVDLLLSQSQQDELEKIIIQLEEMVELESQTEGKDRVKRMISSLSLEAERVLNTTRRLNSTLRRLLDSKVSSSRLRLASVLREIQAAAVRQAEQPPELGINVFTELDLYHGLERPFWQPPVKFDAIEITHEEPDDKARFDAFRNLAEMQRLDWDTMRFNIASQVQFTERLPLSDLLETCPPVNGAIEMLGYIQIAHDEGHEVDENSVDVVCIDTEHGLQEFEIPRVFFLSETLRRRSGLRSSTI, encoded by the coding sequence GTGGAATTGGACCGACTCAATACATTTTTTTCGACGAACCCATCGGCGAAATTACTTCGTGCGACTCACTCAGCGTACGTAATTCACTTCCTGAACCAACATTTCAAAGTAGATGGAAACCTCGCTACACCTCATTCCAAAATTCAGCAACAACTCAATCACTATCTGGAACAAATCCACGAAAGAGAACCAGAAATCCTGCGAGAGAGTGCTGACGCTTATCTGACACAATGGTCTACCGGTGAGACTCGATGGTTACGGCGTTATTTTGATTCCCAACACGCGGAATCGGTCTTTCAACTGACCCCCCACTCAGAAGATGTATTAAAGTTTCTCACGGAAATGATGGACCGTTCTCTAGGTTTTGTGGGAACTGAATCGAGGCTGACGCGAATTATCGGAACACTTTCAGATATTGTGGTTCGGGGGTCTGCTGACCGTGAACGACGTCTAGAACATCTCCGCGCTGAACGCGATCGCGTTGAGAATGAAATTCGCTCGCTTGAATCAGGAGACGTCGTTTCAACTCACAGTTCCACGGCCATTCGAGAGCGATTTGCAGATGCCATTTCTGATCTCATTTCACTACAAGGTGACTTTCGGGCTGTTGAAGAATCGTTCAAATCTATTACCCGCGATGTCCAGAAACAGCAAACGGAAGCGATGGAGACTCGGGGTCAGATTCTGGGATTTGCACTCGACGCAGAAGATCGACTCAAGGAAGAAGATCAGGGAGCCAGCTTTATAGCTTTTGTCGACCTTCTACTCTCACAATCGCAACAAGATGAACTGGAAAAAATTATCATTCAATTAGAAGAGATGGTTGAACTGGAATCACAAACAGAAGGAAAAGATCGCGTAAAACGTATGATAAGCAGCCTGTCTCTGGAAGCAGAACGTGTGTTGAACACCACACGCCGATTGAATTCTACACTGCGCAGGCTTCTGGATTCAAAAGTGAGTTCGAGTCGACTCAGGTTGGCTTCCGTGCTGCGTGAAATCCAGGCAGCAGCGGTGCGTCAGGCAGAACAACCTCCTGAATTAGGCATCAATGTTTTTACCGAACTAGATTTGTATCACGGTTTGGAACGCCCCTTCTGGCAACCCCCGGTCAAATTTGATGCGATCGAAATCACGCATGAAGAACCGGACGACAAAGCGCGATTCGACGCATTTCGAAATCTTGCCGAGATGCAACGTCTTGATTGGGATACCATGCGGTTTAATATTGCCAGTCAGGTTCAGTTTACCGAACGATTGCCTCTTTCAGATTTATTGGAAACTTGCCCGCCAGTAAATGGCGCAATAGAAATGTTGGGTTACATTCAAATTGCACATGATGAAGGTCATGAGGTAGATGAAAACTCAGTCGACGTTGTTTGTATCGATACTGAACACGGACTGCAGGAATTCGAAATTCCCCGAGTTTTCTTTCTATCAGAAACACTGCGAAGACGTTCCGGGCTGAGGAGTAGCACCATATGA
- a CDS encoding DUF4194 domain-containing protein: protein MSDIPEFRERGIVAVNLLQGVIYEEQADLWSLLLSNESDLSEYFCEIGLTLIIDRTEGIAYLRQFGDEERTGGYERLPRLFKKTPLSYKPTLLCVLLREEYRKFEEEDLDNERCVIDVDSLFELWKSCFPANSDEVILRKQLITALNQLEKIKFVATFKEEPGSWEVRKLLKARIPIDELEHLRDRLIANERE, encoded by the coding sequence ATGAGTGATATTCCGGAGTTCCGTGAACGTGGTATTGTTGCGGTCAACCTGCTACAGGGAGTGATCTACGAGGAGCAAGCTGACCTCTGGTCTCTACTACTTAGTAATGAATCAGACTTAAGCGAGTATTTCTGTGAAATTGGACTGACACTGATAATCGACCGTACAGAGGGTATCGCCTACCTGCGCCAGTTTGGCGATGAGGAACGCACGGGAGGTTACGAACGCTTACCGCGTTTATTTAAGAAAACTCCTCTTAGTTATAAACCGACCTTGTTGTGTGTTCTATTACGTGAAGAGTATCGAAAATTTGAAGAGGAAGACCTCGACAACGAACGCTGTGTTATCGACGTCGACTCTTTGTTTGAACTTTGGAAATCCTGCTTTCCAGCAAATTCAGATGAAGTGATTTTACGCAAACAACTCATCACAGCGTTAAATCAACTCGAAAAAATTAAATTTGTTGCTACTTTTAAAGAGGAACCCGGTTCATGGGAAGTCCGCAAACTATTGAAGGCACGAATTCCCATTGATGAGCTGGAACACTTGCGCGACCGGCTAATTGCAAATGAGCGCGAATAG
- a CDS encoding ATP-binding protein, with protein MQHLCDLCPDRPGYRLQKLEVFNWGTFDSQSGTVFRFEPKGRTALLVGHNGSGKSTLVDALLTLLVDGKTRNYNVAAGAKKTERTPKSYIKGAFDRTTDESNSNVVKFLRPQGNHLTAISAAFSDEQLGRSFTLTQILYLKADGTDDRVYAIVDESHELKSDLQGLQKSDAVREHLKQQGYQTTRAYAEYLGWITKRTQMRSKAIDMFNQTVAVKDIQSLNVFIRRHMLEAQNWHDKVQGLLKHFNDLSIAHNELVRAQQAQELLLPVEHIGKKYRQKNEALTFYQHQLDASESYFPQLKIYIFEPELMVQNQNLKTQETVIKRLDQELEQTRETVRQTKNEIEHAGGERLRQIPGLIRNEQTKLDFKREAFQKYQNNLKTCGINDIVGNAKQFQQINKQLCEISKSNSDKLVELKNRQETTLGQKASIVSQLRQERADLDMLQKQHSNLPARFSTIRSQLCADLGLDESLFPFAAELISVLPDQQNWTASIETVLRSFALSLLVAEQFYPRVRDYVEGNRIVDAHGTGQRLDYLCVGKVTDSAGGDRIHPQSLCNKLQFKPRHNLTPWLRAEIQQRFNFHCCNSIEEFNDVSKYALTAQRHVKYDSKRHQKDDRERTTNPRFFVLGWDNTDKQSRIRHHIQELESEIKILTDEIISINDQIEEIQNTFRAADAALDISDFDKIDIKRHQDEIVTLEAEKKNLEESNKTVQTLQKRLKRSESEEQTLSAKRDLCFEERAKLKSDISRVTKLVALAHTQLQSQQTAGNFDVHHEMFKTIAESLEKPALSIENFEQRIQSWRTSTQKQIDKLRSPLEKIKEDLISAMSKYLRDFKEAANDLDASLKSLDSFQGLLDQLRLEDLPRYERQFKNRLNDQVSQEIALFNTELRTEQKLIEDKITQLNNALKDVEYSPGTYMRLKPHPVNDREIEDFRRSLRECLDDSLEQTPEANEARFVRIKNLVERLSDKEKTNWRKKVIDVRNWYDFAAEEIELQSGMTHSCYDGSSGQSGGEKAKLAFTILVAALAYQFDIDPTGNVPGRFQFVVVDEMFSKVDDQNAEYALKLFNQFGLQLLIVAPLDAKARVTEPFVDRYLHVVKDPETNCSILHSMTAREYDEVVQKVSHNARPKANQQQIMK; from the coding sequence ATGCAACACTTATGTGACTTATGTCCTGATCGCCCCGGTTATCGATTACAGAAACTGGAGGTCTTTAACTGGGGAACTTTTGACAGTCAATCTGGAACTGTTTTTCGCTTTGAACCAAAAGGGCGAACGGCATTACTGGTTGGCCATAATGGTTCAGGAAAGTCCACTCTCGTAGATGCCTTACTGACTCTACTGGTAGACGGTAAGACACGAAACTACAACGTAGCAGCAGGAGCGAAAAAAACCGAGCGTACACCCAAAAGTTATATTAAAGGTGCCTTTGATCGAACAACCGATGAATCAAACTCAAATGTAGTAAAGTTTCTACGCCCACAAGGAAATCATCTGACGGCAATTTCTGCTGCATTTAGCGATGAACAATTGGGACGATCTTTCACATTGACACAAATACTGTATCTCAAAGCGGACGGAACTGATGATCGGGTTTATGCGATTGTCGATGAATCGCACGAATTGAAATCCGATCTACAAGGTCTGCAAAAATCTGATGCGGTTCGCGAGCATCTCAAACAACAAGGATACCAGACAACCAGAGCATATGCCGAATATCTGGGTTGGATCACCAAACGAACTCAGATGCGCAGCAAAGCCATTGATATGTTCAACCAGACGGTGGCAGTCAAGGATATCCAGAGCCTGAATGTATTCATTCGCAGACATATGCTGGAAGCTCAGAACTGGCATGATAAAGTACAAGGGCTGCTGAAGCACTTTAATGATCTGAGTATCGCACACAATGAGCTGGTTCGAGCTCAACAGGCACAGGAATTGTTACTTCCTGTTGAGCACATAGGCAAGAAATATCGTCAGAAAAATGAGGCATTAACTTTCTATCAGCATCAGCTGGATGCATCCGAGTCGTACTTCCCTCAGTTAAAAATCTATATCTTTGAGCCGGAACTGATGGTACAGAATCAAAATCTGAAAACACAGGAAACTGTGATTAAGAGATTAGATCAGGAATTGGAACAGACACGAGAAACGGTACGACAGACAAAAAATGAAATCGAACATGCGGGCGGTGAACGACTGCGACAAATCCCCGGATTGATTCGGAATGAACAAACAAAGTTAGATTTTAAACGTGAGGCATTCCAAAAATATCAGAACAATCTAAAAACTTGTGGCATCAATGACATCGTAGGCAACGCGAAACAGTTCCAACAGATTAACAAACAATTATGTGAAATATCCAAGTCAAATAGTGACAAACTAGTAGAGCTGAAAAACAGGCAAGAAACAACGCTTGGCCAAAAAGCGAGCATCGTAAGCCAACTGAGACAGGAACGTGCTGATCTGGATATGCTACAAAAACAACATAGTAACTTGCCTGCTCGTTTTTCTACGATTCGCAGTCAACTCTGCGCCGATCTGGGACTGGATGAAAGCCTATTTCCTTTTGCAGCGGAACTGATTTCAGTATTGCCTGATCAACAGAACTGGACCGCGTCCATCGAGACGGTTCTCCGTTCGTTTGCTCTCAGCTTGCTGGTTGCTGAACAGTTTTATCCGCGTGTGCGAGACTATGTCGAAGGAAATCGCATTGTTGATGCACACGGGACAGGTCAACGACTGGATTATTTGTGTGTTGGAAAAGTCACGGATTCAGCCGGTGGTGATCGAATTCATCCGCAGTCACTCTGCAATAAACTGCAATTTAAGCCGCGTCATAACCTTACCCCATGGCTACGAGCAGAAATTCAACAACGATTTAACTTTCACTGCTGTAATAGCATCGAAGAATTCAATGACGTTTCCAAATACGCCCTGACTGCACAACGCCATGTCAAATACGATTCAAAGCGACATCAAAAAGATGATCGAGAACGCACAACAAACCCACGTTTCTTCGTATTGGGATGGGATAACACTGATAAGCAGAGTCGTATACGACATCATATTCAAGAACTCGAATCCGAAATCAAAATTCTGACCGATGAAATCATTTCAATTAATGACCAGATAGAAGAAATTCAAAATACGTTTCGAGCCGCGGATGCAGCCCTGGATATAAGTGACTTCGACAAGATCGATATCAAACGTCACCAAGATGAAATCGTTACACTTGAAGCAGAAAAAAAGAATCTGGAAGAATCGAATAAAACCGTACAAACGCTGCAAAAACGGTTGAAACGGTCAGAATCAGAGGAGCAGACACTCAGTGCAAAACGTGATCTATGTTTCGAGGAACGTGCAAAATTGAAGAGTGATATTAGTCGCGTCACTAAACTGGTAGCATTGGCTCACACTCAGCTACAGTCACAGCAGACAGCCGGTAATTTTGACGTACATCACGAAATGTTTAAAACCATCGCTGAATCACTGGAAAAACCAGCTTTGTCGATTGAGAATTTTGAACAACGAATTCAAAGCTGGCGAACTTCGACACAGAAGCAGATAGACAAATTGAGAAGTCCTTTAGAAAAAATCAAAGAGGACCTGATTAGTGCCATGTCAAAATATCTGCGCGATTTTAAAGAAGCAGCAAATGACCTCGATGCCTCTCTGAAATCACTCGATAGCTTCCAGGGTTTACTGGATCAGCTTCGCCTGGAAGATCTGCCCCGTTATGAACGCCAATTCAAAAACCGGCTGAATGATCAAGTGAGCCAGGAAATCGCTCTGTTCAATACAGAACTCCGCACCGAACAAAAGTTGATCGAAGACAAAATCACTCAGCTTAATAACGCACTGAAGGATGTTGAATATTCACCTGGAACGTATATGCGATTAAAGCCTCATCCGGTAAATGACCGAGAAATCGAGGATTTTCGACGCTCGTTGCGTGAGTGTCTTGATGATTCTCTGGAACAGACTCCTGAGGCGAACGAAGCAAGGTTTGTGCGTATCAAAAATCTTGTCGAACGCTTGTCGGATAAAGAAAAAACGAATTGGAGAAAAAAAGTCATTGATGTTCGTAACTGGTACGACTTTGCTGCAGAAGAAATTGAGCTCCAATCAGGAATGACTCATAGTTGTTATGATGGAAGTTCAGGTCAATCTGGAGGAGAGAAAGCCAAACTCGCGTTTACCATTCTGGTAGCCGCTTTAGCTTATCAGTTTGACATTGATCCAACAGGTAATGTTCCCGGCCGATTTCAATTCGTGGTCGTTGATGAAATGTTCTCCAAGGTAGATGACCAAAACGCCGAGTACGCCTTGAAACTTTTCAACCAGTTTGGGCTGCAACTTTTGATTGTGGCTCCTCTGGATGCCAAAGCCCGTGTAACAGAACCGTTTGTTGACCGATATCTGCACGTGGTAAAAGATCCTGAGACAAATTGTTCAATTCTCCATAGTATGACAGCCCGCGAGTACGACGAAGTGGTACAGAAAGTCTCACACAACGCGAGACCAAAAGCGAATCAACAACAGATTATGAAATAG